A single genomic interval of Antechinus flavipes isolate AdamAnt ecotype Samford, QLD, Australia chromosome 1, AdamAnt_v2, whole genome shotgun sequence harbors:
- the LOC127544557 gene encoding leucine-rich repeat-containing protein 14-like, which translates to MYSLTFLSAQQLAKDEEAACTMLESMPQIMYNILFKVAFRENKKKLLCELVKMWPYSQLKFQALMQICWSCSLTSKRCPECRANLPNSESSINKIDAIVFGVISLMRKAIMDDSQQLPNRRLQQLDMTGLVNQNIWWNLKVMRLWACSISRAQLYVSSQQRHDPQSQTRDQEANASPVTTFPKEMCVELLADLHVSSSSKKFLKEAFSENADSPLHLKCRDLYTTDFIDHDFGQLLSLLDPLTIRRVDLNYSKIILNDIGWFLSQITTFQNLQSLKLPSFSEQEIEKMNSIPTLVDILAAELSKLKHLREICVHSLCLSDQVENLLRDLPCSLQSLQLSFCSLTKKDLIYLAHSQHSTHLIKLDLAGNKLTELDSFLKLLKSASNSLKWLNVTKCGIKDSDFYETLPYLYSCVRLSHLGLHGNPLSSGNMLLFLKSCEHKLPNLKIISVPIFLDCYRDHSHHVGFPRLLGSRLDTGKFGSVLNEMKQMQITRGDSAIEVITSFAFEVGDYFDLQ; encoded by the exons ATGTACTCCCTAACTTTCCTAAGTGCTCAGCAACTGGCCAAGGATGAAGAGGCCGCATGTACAATGTTGGAATCTATGCCACAGatcatgtacaatattctcttcaaGGTGGCtttcagagaaaataagaaaaagctgCTGTGTGAGTTGGTGAAAATGTGGCCTTACTCCCAACTTAAATTCCAGGCGCTGATGCAGATATGTTGGAGCTGTTCCCTGACTTCTAAAAGGTGTCCAGAATGTCGGGCGAATTTACCAAATAGTGAGTCAAGCATAAATAAAATTGATGCCATCGTCTTTGGCGTGATCAGTTTGATGAGGAAAGCAATCATGGATGATTCACAGCAGCTCCCAAACAG AAGATTACAGCAGCTGGATATGACAGGATTAGTGAATCAAAATATTTGGTGGAATTTAAAAGTCATGAGATTGTGGGCCTGCTCAATAAGCCGTGCCCAACTCTACGTGTCTTCACAACAGAGACATGATCCACAAAGCCAGACAAGAGACCAGGAGGCAAACGCATCTCCAGTTACAACTTTTCCCAAAGAAATGTGTGTGGAACTCCTGGCAGATTTACATGTCAGTTCTTCTTCTAAGAAATTTCTAAAGGAAGCTTTCAGTGAAAATGCCGACAGTCCTCTCCATCTGAAGTGCCGAGATTTGTACACTACTGACTTCATTGATCATGATTTTGGGCAATTACTATCTCTTTTGGACCCTCTGACAATTCGCAGAGTCGACCTGaattatagcaaaataattttgaatgataTCGGGTGGTTTTTGTCACAGATCACAACTTTCCAAAATTTGCAGAGCTTGAAGCTACCTTCTTTTAgtgaacaagaaatagagaagatgaaTTCTATACCAACTTTAGTTGACATTCTTGCTGCAGAACTAAGCAAACTGAAACACCTCAGAGAGATTTGTGTACATAGCCTTTGTCTTTCAGACCAGGTGGAGAATCTACTTAG agatcTGCCATGCTCCCTGCAGAGCCTTCAACTTTCTTTCTGCTCTCTGACAAAGAAAGACCTAATCTACCTGGCCCATAGTCAACATAGCACCCATCTCATAAAGCTGGATCTTGCAGGCAACAAGCTAACAGAACTAGACTCCTTTCTGAAACTTCTAAAGTCAGCCTCAAATTCACTGAAGTGGCTGAATGTGACAAAATGTGGAATCAAAGACAGTGACTTTTATGAAACCTTGCCCTATTTATATTCCTGTGTCAGACTCTCCCATCTTGGTCTGCATGGCAACCCACTATCTAGTGGGAATATGCTTCTTTTCCTGAAGTCATGCGAGCATAAACTGCCCAACTTGAAGATAATATCAGTTCCAATCTTTCTGGATTGTTACAGGGACCATTCCCACCATGTTGGCTTTCCTAGATTATTGGGGTCTCGCCTTGATACTGGTAAATTTGGCTCTGTCTTGAATGAAATGAAGCAGATGCAAATCACAAGAGGAGATTCTGCCATTGAGGTTATTACTAGTTTTGCCTTTGAAGTGGGTGATTATTTTGACCTACAGTAA